From a single Stackebrandtia endophytica genomic region:
- a CDS encoding ABC transporter permease: MSANDTTVDNEPRQRLLPRLRQLRAGEFLIRNSMVGVMLIAVVVFTVAAPRFSSAQNLQSILIAAAPFALIAMGQTLVILTAGIDLSVGSVIALSAMVSAWYAVNNPENIWFGFLLGVLVGLVVGAVNGTLVAVFKIAPFVATLSTLTAASGLAYAVGKGAPIQGIPAVYGELANSRFLGLPLPVWLMIIGLIVVGVVLQKLSFGTRIYAVGGNPDAAQIAGINVTRVRFQVYAISGLLAGISGVLLSSRVVNAAPSLGAGYELDAIAAVVIGGASLFGGRGSIWGTAIGLLLIQTLNNGLDIMLIPSYWQDVIKGLLIAAAVGIDVAVTRRMNR; encoded by the coding sequence ATGTCCGCTAACGACACCACCGTCGACAACGAACCCCGGCAACGGCTCCTCCCCCGATTGCGGCAGCTGCGTGCGGGTGAGTTCCTCATCCGCAACTCGATGGTCGGGGTCATGCTGATCGCCGTCGTGGTGTTCACGGTCGCGGCGCCCCGGTTCTCGTCGGCCCAGAACCTTCAGTCGATCCTGATCGCCGCCGCGCCGTTCGCGTTGATCGCGATGGGGCAGACCCTGGTGATCCTCACCGCCGGCATCGACCTGTCGGTGGGGTCGGTCATCGCGTTGAGCGCCATGGTGTCGGCGTGGTACGCGGTCAACAACCCGGAGAACATCTGGTTCGGGTTCCTTCTCGGCGTCCTGGTGGGACTGGTGGTCGGAGCGGTGAACGGCACCCTCGTCGCCGTTTTCAAGATCGCACCGTTCGTGGCGACACTATCCACATTGACCGCCGCGAGTGGATTGGCCTACGCGGTCGGGAAGGGCGCCCCCATCCAGGGCATCCCCGCCGTATACGGCGAACTGGCCAACTCCCGCTTCCTGGGTCTGCCACTGCCGGTCTGGCTGATGATCATCGGCCTGATCGTGGTGGGGGTCGTGCTGCAGAAGCTCAGCTTCGGCACCAGGATCTACGCCGTCGGCGGCAACCCCGACGCCGCACAGATCGCCGGTATCAACGTCACCCGCGTCCGCTTCCAGGTGTACGCGATCTCCGGGCTTCTCGCCGGAATCTCCGGAGTCCTGCTGTCCTCCCGTGTGGTCAACGCCGCACCGAGTCTGGGCGCCGGCTACGAGCTGGACGCCATCGCCGCCGTCGTCATCGGAGGAGCCAGCCTCTTCGGTGGTCGCGGCAGCATCTGGGGTACCGCCATCGGGCTGCTGTTGATTCAGACGCTCAACAACGGTCTCGACATCATGCTCATCCCCTCCTACTGGCAAGACGTCATCAAGGGTCTGCTGATCGCCGCGGCCGTCGGTATCGACGTCGCGGTCACTCGACGAATGAACAGATGA
- a CDS encoding substrate-binding domain-containing protein, whose translation MTTFRRRVLASAAAAAVAIGLVGCAESNDDRIRIGVTVYGQDNFATQGREGIEAYAEARDIELLWNSADGDVANQANQIDQYINAGVDAILVAPVQFDSLGPQLKAAKDAGIHIGFVNATVQDDSSVDVAVLPDNVAAGRQAAQMMMDHLGGNGKVAILQCLLGASYEIQRTQGMEEVIAEYPGVEVVAKDGASNIAEATDKVKNWMTAVDEIDGVIACGDEIGLGALQAANEAGKEIAIVGVDGTEDGLNAIKDGRFIGSQMQHARTEFAAGLAAVYHLAKGETMEELYTYTMDPVTADNVDDYYVNVVSEKDAFLERIADVVDRNLDSGKIEDES comes from the coding sequence ATGACAACCTTCAGAAGACGCGTACTCGCGTCCGCCGCCGCGGCGGCCGTCGCCATCGGTCTCGTCGGATGCGCCGAAAGCAACGACGACCGGATTCGCATCGGCGTCACCGTTTACGGTCAGGACAACTTCGCGACCCAGGGCAGAGAGGGCATCGAGGCTTACGCCGAGGCCCGCGACATCGAACTGCTGTGGAACTCCGCCGACGGCGACGTCGCCAATCAGGCCAACCAGATCGACCAGTACATCAACGCCGGGGTCGACGCCATCCTGGTGGCCCCGGTCCAGTTCGACTCGCTGGGTCCACAGTTGAAGGCGGCCAAGGACGCCGGAATCCACATCGGATTCGTCAACGCCACGGTGCAGGACGACAGCTCCGTCGACGTGGCGGTTCTGCCCGACAACGTGGCGGCGGGACGTCAAGCAGCCCAGATGATGATGGACCACCTCGGCGGCAACGGAAAGGTCGCCATCCTGCAGTGTCTCCTCGGTGCTTCCTACGAAATTCAGCGCACCCAGGGCATGGAGGAGGTCATCGCCGAGTACCCGGGCGTCGAAGTGGTCGCCAAGGACGGTGCGTCCAACATCGCCGAAGCCACCGACAAGGTCAAGAACTGGATGACCGCCGTCGACGAGATCGACGGAGTCATCGCCTGCGGTGACGAGATCGGCCTGGGCGCGTTGCAGGCGGCGAACGAAGCCGGCAAGGAGATCGCGATCGTCGGCGTCGACGGGACCGAGGACGGCCTCAACGCCATTAAGGACGGCCGGTTCATCGGCTCGCAGATGCAGCACGCGCGCACCGAGTTCGCCGCCGGGTTGGCCGCGGTCTACCACCTCGCCAAGGGCGAGACCATGGAGGAGCTCTACACCTACACCATGGACCCGGTTACCGCCGACAACGTCGACGACTACTACGTCAATGTGGTCAGCGAGAAGGACGCCTTCCTGGAGCGGATCGCCGATGTGGTCGACCGTAACCTCGACAGCGGCAAGATCGAGGACGAGAGTTAG
- a CDS encoding GntR family transcriptional regulator has product MAVNGPDQALNAKPTRQSLADSIYEILLNQLIEGAIQAGSSINIDSMSRDLAVSPTPIREALARLEATGLVQREALRGYRAAPLFTAEQLRQLMEARLVLEAPLARYACLNRTDGFLDALRANVADMRNLAMSSERGHHSQYREIDERFHDLIAQQADNPFLFRAYKSLEAHVQRFRLFGAMGASDMEHALHEHGLIIDAFAAADPELVYSQMCKHIEQVRVRSVRDREQINSG; this is encoded by the coding sequence ATGGCCGTAAACGGACCCGACCAGGCACTCAACGCCAAACCGACGCGTCAATCTCTGGCGGACAGCATTTATGAGATTCTGCTCAACCAGCTCATCGAAGGCGCCATCCAGGCCGGTTCGTCCATCAACATCGATTCGATGTCGCGCGATCTGGCGGTGTCGCCGACGCCGATAAGGGAGGCCCTCGCCCGCTTGGAGGCGACCGGGCTGGTTCAGCGCGAGGCGCTACGCGGATACCGGGCGGCCCCCCTCTTCACCGCCGAACAGCTTCGGCAACTGATGGAGGCGCGGCTGGTCCTGGAGGCACCGTTGGCCCGGTACGCCTGTCTCAACCGCACCGACGGATTCCTCGACGCGCTGCGAGCGAACGTGGCCGACATGCGGAACCTGGCGATGAGCTCCGAACGCGGTCACCACAGTCAATACCGGGAGATCGACGAGCGCTTTCACGACTTGATCGCGCAGCAGGCCGACAACCCCTTCCTGTTTCGGGCCTACAAGTCGCTCGAGGCGCACGTCCAACGGTTTCGGCTCTTCGGGGCGATGGGTGCCTCCGATATGGAGCACGCCTTGCACGAGCACGGTCTCATCATCGACGCGTTCGCCGCCGCCGACCCCGAGCTGGTGTATTCGCAGATGTGCAAGCACATCGAACAGGTGAGGGTACGTTCCGTTCGCGACCGCGAACAAATCAACAGCGGATGA